The Impatiens glandulifera unplaced genomic scaffold, dImpGla2.1, whole genome shotgun sequence DNA segment GGCACACGTGAATCTGGGAAAGATTATTTTAGTGACTATTCTTTGGAAGATTGAAAGATCGTTTACGTTGGCTTGTCGAGACTGTTTTAGCTCCTTCAGGTCGGCTTTATTGAGGTCATTTTCTTCCTCTGGCTTATTCACTCCATTCTCCACAATCTTCCAATGGTTAAGAGATCAAAAGATGGTCTTCATCTTTGCTTACCATAAATCATAATCTTGTCCATTAAACtctggaatgagatggttaataTTTGTTGATGCCATGAATTTGGATAAATTGGTAGAAGATTTTGGTGGATTGAaagaaatttagaaaattagatAGAACCTGGAGGATTTAATAACaaatgttagaatatattaataacaaatgtTAGAATATTTTAAAGAGAGATTTGAcagtgaataatattttattattgttttgatatatataaatttacttgAATCACAAAGCCTTAGTATATAGGCAAGAAAATAACTAAAAACATCTTAGTAATCAATACGAGGATTCTAACGTTTCACTCATAatcataattgatttaaaataaaagataagatataataaaattatttgttgagattttttaataatatttaatcaatataaTGGAAGTTATAccacattaatttaaatagatttattttgtatattattctaaatataattGGTATTGTCAACCATAATAGGAATACCATTATGAGCAAAATTAGACAATTAGTTTAGAAATTTCAAACGACCCTCGATGAgatgcataatatttttttatgtgataTCAACGTGGAATTCTAACCATTCAATACACCTGATGCACTTATCATGAAGGTTGAAGGTAGAAATGTTAGTGCCCATAATGTAAGTGATAGTTATTCATTTGTAAGCGATTGATCACATCTTTgaattagttgaaaaaaattataaaaacatttttattttgttatctacattcatttttaaactttatttgtCTAAATTGACTCGTGATTTCCTTGCAACAGTTTtcgtaaataaatatttgacttGTGATttcctatattaatattaatttgaatgcTTATAATATTTGACGTATTTAATGAAATcacaaagatattttttttgttcaattaaaGATTTCCAAGCCTTTTGATTTAGTGCTCCCTATTCTCACAGATCATGGCAAGGTAACTCCTAGATGTCTAATGGCTTGGTTTTTTTGGTTTAGGTTATACATTTAGTCCTGCATCAAAATCTCACGTAATAAGACAACTATAGTTTCTATACTCCTAAGAacttaaaaacagaaaatattCATATATCCCTTGCCTATATATTAACAAACCTTGCCTACACATATATTACCAGATATTATTTGTGAACCTATATGTTATCACATTAATTTGATTATCTTGATTATGATTCATGATTTGGAAAAACCTATATGTGTTATTGTAGAGATTTGAATAGAggaatttttatatatttttggagataataaattattacaaggAGAATGGAATTTATACTAATAACTAGaagaaaactaaataaatgaaattacaaatttctagataaacataaataacCTTTTTGTTGAGATATAAACAACCCCCAACTACTTGGGGTAAATGCTTATGGAAATGATAAAGTATGCGATGAAAAAAGTCTAGTTTTATACTTTTACATCCCACGTAGGTAATCACTCAAATACACTTAATTGGCAATATTTTCACAATTATGTTTGTTAATTACAATGatctaaaaatgaaatttatttggATCATGacttttatactaaaaaattaaataattacacCTAGAAAATTATTAGAACACCATCCAAAAACTAGTTTCAGCTTtaacttcaattattttctaatgaaATTGTGATTATGAGATCATGTGAAGACATTAGTTTCTTAATAGGCTCATATTATGCATGTTATTTATGGGATAATCTTTTAGGTAAAAAACCTTTGGCCAAACATTAATACCCACAATATTGTATTTGTTCaactattattgtttaattgaaTTGAGGTATATTTCTATTCCAAATACTATTTATCCAGCAtacacatatatttatataagcaTTAAAGTGGAATAAGGCGGTCTAGTATCATTTGCAAATATTACAATGATCTTTTCGACATGTCGAGGTTCGTTGACATATGTTGGGtacatatttctatttttagttGTTATTTGCTTCTTCGTTATGTGTTTTTTGAATTCCAGAAATTAACTTAGCAAGTATGAATTGACAAGGCTTGTGTCAAtaatggttattttaataatgtgtTTCTCGCTGAGTTTGGATGATATAAATTAGTGAGTTTATTGATGAAGAATTCCATGAGTTGAGGTGTATAGATTATGGACCAATGGGAATTTGGTATTTTGAAGTTAATTATGTTTCTGTTGCTATAAACTTAGAGCCATGTCTTACAAAACTTTTGGAGGTTAGGAGAATCATGGAAAATTACTATATTACATTGGAATCAATTAAAGTTGAAATTGAGATTTTACACTAAATTGATGAATATTCTACAAATTTGAAGCATCTATATGCAcgttaaattgaaattttgagcAAATAAATTGTGATTTATGAATCcgtaaaaaacaataaataaataattataatcaacaaatttaacagaaaattattataaacattgACTCTCCTTTTTACAATATAACTTACATCTAGAAACTATACTTGACACTAGCGATAGTGAATGCCAAACAAGGGAATCtgtaaaaacaatatataatataatcaacaaaattaacaggagaattattataaacatcttcaaatttccttttacaaaataatttacatataaAAGCTATACATGACACTAATGAGAGTGAATGCCAAACACGACACTAAAAGGATTCTCTAGAATACACATTAATACCTGCCTTTATATTTCAGCATGCCTCTTTCACTTATTCATGGTTTAGAATCCCCACAATAGAATTATTCAGTTATTCGTGCcaattataagataaataacaaaaaaaaaagaatgttacatttcaaaagaaaattagttacaataataaaatcttCAGTTGGCAAGgctatatattcaatttttttaatgtttcaaaattgataaaaaaaaaaagaaggaaagaagTAAAAGAAACATATGAACTATGAGTTAATTAAGGAAAGTATATCATgcaaaagaaattaataaacttaACTTCTCTCCATTACTCACTTGTTAATCCACAACTGTTTTAACCATGTATAAAATACtatatagtaatatatatgaaaatgtaTGGAGTGTGTTGATTTGTTATAGGGAGAATTTAAGTACTACAGAACAAGACTTGTTTATGGGGATTCAGAAAAAGGTAATGACTAGCGCACCaaattataaacatcattttgcATACACATGCATGCACTAGCTGAATGTTTGATTTTCTAGATAGACTGATGTTTTATTATGGGAAATTTCTATATGCAACATATAACTTGGAGTTAAgagtagaaaataaaaaaaattccttgataaattatttgaaatatgaaattgaaagagatttattaatttttttgtattttccaaaaaaaagttGAAGGTAAGGGCCCTTTGCTTTCAAAGACATAGAAACTATTTGAGAACTGATGTATATGCTTAAAAAGAAGATGGACATAAACACGTTGGAGAAATCATGGGTCGTTTGAAATGATAATCAATAAAGGCGTGTGCagaaaattatttcaagttgatCAACTAAGTTACCTACAAAAAGATGTTTATAGGTTTTTCATGTCCTTTGCAAGAGAGTGTATTTAACTGGTAGTTTACTTCAACGTGTTAGGGAGACTAACCAAAGAATGAAGATGAGATGGAGAAGATAGAGGCATGTCACTTGTTCCTTATAGTTCGTGATGGTTTGGAATAGGCCAAATTGTCGGCTAGTCGATGAGGATGAAGACAAGATTAATGTAAAATCCAAGAATGACACAAAGGGAGACTATGAAGTGGGTCATATGGTTCTACAAAGGTGGATATGAGAAATTGATGATCTAGAATCCCAAGACCATTGTTTGGATAGGTGTGTGGGTAAAAACCATGCAAGGATTGTTGAGAGGAGGAAAtcaaaaaatttgtttatgtttgataaatCAAAACAAGTTGGAAAttcaatttacaaattattaaaactgTTTCCACATCAAtttttgagtttctttctaAACATTATCTTTAACCAAAATGATAGATTATCCCTAAAAGACCAAGAGTTTTGTGAATCATTCTAGTAGAGATGATTTTGGTTTCAtaacaatcaaataaattaaaacaaaaaataatcgCAAATTGTTATCTCACAATTAGATTTTCTAAACTAGTTTATGATATTCCAATTATGTTGTCTTTGGAATCCGTCTCCGCGTTCCCGACCGCTGCTCCAAATAAACACTTGTGTAGGTTCGAATTGAATCGGATGCTTTTGGCTTTGAGAATTGTTGTTTCTTTGATCTCCTTTTAGTTCTTCGGAAAGCTGGTCAACTCTAAGCTTCTGGTGAATCAGTCCCAAATTTTTGAAACGATATGGCAGCTACCAAACAGGTGATCGATCGTTTCTTCATTCCTATTGCACAGAAGACAGCTCACATGTGCGATACTCATGTATTTGCTGATTCGATCTCTAGttctgagtctttcccagaaagTGAACCATAGGATAAACTGATGTCACGGTATAATCTTTGTCGACCAAACCAGGAGAGCCCAATCTACCTTCTATTCTTTATCTCGAATGGCGTCCCATGCCCTACTTGAAAccaattttcaattttcttctACAATCCATTTGTGATTGTCAAGTCTTTCTTAGAAGTGTGTACTATGTATGTGGTCAATAATTCTCTGCCTTTCCGGAATTTTACTTAGTAGTGAGTTCCAAAGCCCTTTCTTTGATGTCTCTAACTTTAATTGTTGAACAGTCCCTTTTAATTCGTGTGTTTTTAAATTCTTCTTTGTGAACGAGTGGCTAGTTCTTGAACCAGGGATCGTGCCAGAACAATATGCCTCTCCCGTCTCCTAATCGAATATTGTACAAACCTGCAACATTGCTTTTGagtttaagtattttatttaacgACCATCTTTCTTTTGTGTTAATGTAGACGTACTGTACTTTAATAAGTTTCTAAgtagaatatatttattattaataaaaaaaattcttttaatatCCCACCATACAACATGAATCAGAATTTTGTCCTTCAAGGCAAATAACAATAACACTTAATATAACATGTGTTTTACATATAAGCCTTTAGATTAGGTACATCTTACtcatcatctacatatattataaatcaagaACATCACCTGccctaatttttttctatcaaGATTTACATTTAGAACAAATTAATGTTAGAAGCCAAACATCAGGAAAaacatcaatataaatatatagtcataatccataaatttaaatgaaaaaattgtttccaacaccttataaaataatttatgcaaATAAACCATACATGCACACCAACaacttaaaatatcaaacaagacaCTACCATGATTTATTagaatacataataataaacttCACTTCACATTTGAGCATGCCTACATCACTTCACTTCATTGGTCTTTTAAGTTTATCCTGTATGacaaaagaattatatatttagttgttTGTGTCAACAATAAGataaataacaacaaaaaaaacattacattgGAAAGTGAATACCTCCGCTCCATTACAATTAGAACAAATAAAAAGATGTAAATGTTTTGCTTGATCATTAGTCATATCAACACAAAAAGGATGGTACCTACAGAAAGAGAAAGGTAGATAATAACATCTCacatttgaacaagtaaaacaTAACActaaaaaaagaagtaaatcTTAAGCTCAATTATAGAGCACATTACTAATTACCCAAAAATGGTGTTCCAAATTCTAACCCTAAAATtcatttggtatatatatatatcaacaaatGTTTTGAAAACCTACACATATTATTACCAGTTTTTGCATTCCTCACACTGCACCATTAGAAGGTCGGGGTTTTCGGGCAATTTGCATTTACAATACCTTAAAAATATAAGATCAATTAATCACAGaaactacaaaatatataccAAGTTAGACAGAACCAAACACAATATATACTTACACTACAACGCGGCTAGGTAAAACAAGACCGTTTGCAGCTTTGTATTCAAATCGACAATAGTAATCCTCAGCTCCAGCGTTCTCTAGCTGGGTGTAATTCTTCAAAGAATGAACCATACACTTACCTTGAATCGTGTAAGCACTCTGAATGTCATAGTGGTCAGACAAGAACAGTTCTTTCTCACCATGGAATTGTTTACGACCTCCGATGGAATCACCCGGCCGGTAATACCACCTTACCTGAACTGTCACGTCATTTCCATTGTCTATCTGGATCTTCTTTATCTTAGCCACATAAGGAGTAGTATTGCTCTCGGGTGATCGCAACAGTACATTATCTCCAGCTTCAGAAATAAACCATAATGTAGAAATTAAGAtatcataaaaacaaaaagagaagaaaatcgACATCaacaatcatataaaaatgagatAGATTCAATTACGTTTGACGACTGTGTTGGTGCCTCTGATGGTGTAGGAGTCTAAGTTGCGTTTGACGACTGTGTTGGTGTCACTGATGGTGTAGGAGTCTAAGTTGCGTTTGACTGGTCTGATTTTGGCCATCTAGTGAGAGAAAGTGAGGAGAGTAAGGGTAGGGTAGGGTAGgagaataaaagaataaatggTCTATTGTTCTCTTATGTTGTACTTAAATTGACGGCGACCATGGGATAAAACCTAGAAATTTGTCTATAGCTGTTTATGGGTACGGCGGCCATGGGATAAACCCTAGAAATTGGCTATATGGGTACGACACCAAAGGGATAATGGTTTTGGATATAGATGagaaataattgtttattttgataggatgaaaatataaataaaacgttttgaaaaccgttccgATCCTCCACCCGGTTTTTTAGACAAAGATCGGTCTAACCAGTTTAATCAGAACcggtttttaaatttaaaaataaattgactaTGGTTGAAAACCCCTCGTCTCTCCCTTTTGTTTATCTTGAATTGTTAATCTGTAATTTGTAATCTATATGAGTTTGTAAACAAGGTAATCAAATCTCTCGATTCATCTCtctttgttatttatttatagattcaAATTATTGTACGTATTTTTGGTGCGATTCGTTGCGTTAGTTAGATCTATGATTTGTTGAGGAAGGATCGTCATCTTAGATTTAGATTAATACTCTGCTTCATTTCTTTTAACCAGTTGAGATTTGGATTCTAGTGTGTCTACTCTATGAGAAAACTTTCTAGATCTAGCATTTTAGAGAAATTTTTGTCTCTTCTATGAATTTGATCTTATTCCGCGTCTTCAAAACATTTGAATCTAaaatttttcttgatttttattttgaccTTTGATCTTacatttgaattaatttgtCCGGTTTATAAAGGAGAGGTACACATGATGATGATAGATAGACATAGAGATAGAGAAGTACAAAATAGAGAGAGGCATTAGACAGAGAAGATGTAACAGTCTTACATTATAGTCTTAcagaagagatgatagaaaattttcagtttAGATTTCTGTCAAACTGTCCGGTCCGATCAGACCAAATTTTAACTAGTTCGAAGGTGACCTTATTCAAGTTAAAAGCCGAACAGCCCACTCAACTATTTCGCGGTCGGACCGGTTAGACTGCAGGTCGAACCACgtattttaaagttataaaataacataccgattttttggaaaaatatttcttaaatttatcattagttACTCAGagtttaaattattcaaaatttaaataaaaattaaaaattagctattatttatttttaaagtgtgTAACTTTAATTCTTCACGTTTATGTTTATGTAAACATTATACATACACCTAGATAAATCACAAAATATTGCTATAATTTATAGCCTATAAGCTcggttttaaaaaattgttaattcaaatattgatttaaataattcattttttagtaACACAAgttaaaagattttcaaatttattttccaaactagaaaaactaatttatggtgagattttttttataatttattgagaATGAATCTAAGGTGCCTTACGGGATTCTTAATTAATCTTTCCTCCACCCGAACtagaaaatactatttaatGTCGTTCCAGGTTATGCTAGTTCATTCTCTAATTTTTGTATCCTAAACTCGATAGATacccaaaattttattatactcGTTGTGAATTTACACACCTAtagaacaaaaataattttaaatttataatagaagCGAATTAGACCACTACGTTAAATAGATGACCAACAAGAAAATGTGTTTATTATCCGACGGAATAGATCTGAAACTCAAAActaagttaaatttttaataaaaagatgaatACAAGGAGAAGAGCAAGGAGAATGTGctctaaaattatgataattttaaatatatataatatttgtttaatttttggAACTGGTTTGGCACGGTTATCTGCTATCATTCATCTTTGACCTACCCAGAAGCCAACGAGATTGTATAGTTAATTCCTATCTTCGATCACATCTTCGATTGTGTGATCTCCGATTATAACTATTCATACCTAGTTTGGCCGAGACATACTAACGAATATTGAGTTTTTGAATATCAATTATCATCCCCAAAGGATCTTTAATTATAAGAGTCAAAATTGTATTGTTTCAATGGGtatgacattgttttaaaatattgcaTATTATTTAGTCTACTATTCACTCGTGAGTCTAATTGAATTTATTGTAATGAAAATATTACTCCAAACAGTTATTACCTTTACTCACGAGATCATTATCTACAcctactaaatattttaaataaaatcccacccttttaaaaaaacataaacaaggAAAAAACGTGAACACATTTGAACAAGTTGATGAGGgtttatttaactaataattttaatagtaagataaattttatatatatttgttttacatACAAAGGTTGTTGGGGGCCAATATTACGTCTCGACTAAGGTAATTAGTAATATATtctattatatttgaaattgtgTTCTTTAAATAAACAAGTAATACTATTTTGCAATTTTCAATATagtttatttgtcaaaattacTCCATGCTAAGATAAATCGATGCAATTCTTCCGAAATTTTTGATGTGAAGCTTTATTATACACTCAAGAACTCATTAGCCATATATTTATTGACatatttctatcatcttctccATTTTGTTTAGATGGTATTCTATcattccaattatttttatgtcAACTTATTCCATTTGAAATGATTGTTaaagatgaaataataaaagagaatgTGAAATATGGAAATGATGTGGCTTTGTGGAAAAAAAAAGACTTACATTTTAGGATTAAGATAATTTATGTATGTAATGGAAGATTTTCATTTCatcatatttaaattgttaGATATTTTATATGCTAACCTTTTAGAATATTTTAGAATAGATGTGTCATTATTTATCTTCCAATTGgaatatgttaatatttaagATTATCAATCATAACTTCTTGagagaaatatattattttggtttataGTGTTTAAggacattaattttattttaaaaatgaataggatttgttatatatatatatattaggttaaaAATGACTtacaacttttaaaaatgacaaaagtCAAAAttcggaacgttgagaaggttagaaAGTTGTGTATTGATAGCAGCTGGGAAAttattcacaactcaaatgacaaaacgggaaGAATCTGGGTTATCTGTGATAACAAGGTTGCTGAGGTCTAACGCTCTCTTTTTAAATGATCAATCAATCCTGGTAGAGATTAAAGACAAAATCCCATGAATCCtgtttaatctttttattgTTTATGCTAGCAACTTaagcactgacagaagactcctttgaaattgtcttagaaactagATCAGTAgagataaatcttgggctgtccttggtgattacaacataaccagaaacgaatctgatcgtagtcctgaatctgaaataactcgggatatgattgactttaatgacagTATCATacatatgggttgtatcgagcctaccaattctgagaatttcttcacttggtcttgtACGAGACgaaatgagcaaattagaagaagtagaattgacagatgtctggtaaatgagaactaaATAACCAATTTCTGAGAAGTCAACTTTATgttctgaatccgggtatatctaatcactgcccgattaaattgttctgggaaaaggaagaaatgttcaaaaggacctttaattttttcaatttctggatggaaaatGACAAATTCatgggtattctcgaaagcgtatggtctacagatgtcagGGGACCCAatatgtacagggtttctgagaaacttaaactcctgaagaatcatctccaaagctttgacaagaagaagttcaacaatatctccaatagagttctggctgctaaagaagaactggaagaagttcagaaaaggttattaagggatgataatgatgaacaactcaatgaaacagaaagggatgcgcttgaaaatttcaggaagctgagtcttcttgaagagaattttattagacagaaatcaagaaaGAGCTAGCTCTcgtgggtgacaaaaacacaactttcttctacagaaaatgcaaggctagaaacatgagaaacaatgtatacaggctgaagaatgatgatggtgaacaTGTTTaaggtcaaaagggtgtacaagatttggctatcgatttctataagaaGCTTATGgttacaagaaagcagcatcaaagtcacatgaataccttgtatcagattattgataggaaaatttcatcagaagatagtcgcgagttgatacgggtgtcacgagggttgaggttaaagaagctctattttggtattgatgggaataaaagcccgagTCTTGATGGATTTAATGCatagttcttcaaagacaattggtcggttgtgggtaaagacattactgatggggttctggagtttttcaagaacagaAAGATGTTAatgcaatggaatacagcggtcctaaccttgatccctaAAACTGCGatacccgagaaagtacaagatttcagaccaataacctgctgcaatgtgatttataaaatcatttcaaaaatcatttctaaacgatttaaaaatgtcattcgACTATGTTAGATTGGAAGTCATTCAAGACTTTCTAttcgagagtggctttcaaagtagatatcaagaaagctttcgactctgttagatgggaagtcattcaagactttctggttgtatcagcttttcctatgatttttattgattggattatgcagtgtgtttcatcatcctgctttgttgttagcgtcaatggagtccacggaggctattttaagggtgaaaacggggtaaggcaaggagaccccctctcttcttacttttttgtagctatcatggagatctttgagagcatcttcgcgatgttccgaaagaattgtccatacatctttcacccattctgtgaggtataagaggtaacccatttatggtTTGCTGAAGACTTGTTCATTTTAGCGCACACAGACATttattccattaaaactattagggctgcaataacattcttttctgaggttactagtttaactattaatgaaagtaaacgtgtggcattttatgaaggcgtgaatgacgaaacgaagcaggacatcttcaacatcatgggcatcaaggaagacagttttcccgtaaggtacataggaattccgttaaccgcgaagcagatctagatctcacactacaagccactgattgaaaaggtaaaaaataagatatctggttgggcagcgaaaaaaatttcttatgtagggagaatcgaacttatcaaaatcgtggtcatgggcatagttggctactaggcgtagcaaatggtcattccgaagaatgtaatgaaggagctcgatacactaatgaggaactttatctggggcagtagcgaaagaggaggaaaaaaagtcaaatggaccgctctctacgAACCGAAGCACGAt contains these protein-coding regions:
- the LOC124917756 gene encoding chromatin remodeling protein EBS-like, with product MAKIRPVKRNLDSYTISDTNTVVKRNLDSYTIRGTNTVVKPGDNVLLRSPESNTTPYVAKIKKIQIDNGNDVTVQVRWYYRPGDSIGGRKQFHGEKELFLSDHYDIQSAYTIQGKCMVHSLKNYTQLENAGAEDYYCRFEYKAANGLVLPSRVVVYCKCKLPENPDLLMVQCEECKNWYHPFCVDMTNDQAKHLHLFICSNCNGAEDKLKRPMK